Proteins found in one Ostrinia nubilalis chromosome 27, ilOstNubi1.1, whole genome shotgun sequence genomic segment:
- the LOC135084956 gene encoding nucleolin-like: MVEAEIMEKPSPKKTLTRKRKKKTKSPVEEKTMKLDVISEPVVLTKHNAGVQKTECPKVMFEGLSMDEIGERYPVLKNEELVQRFLNVPMNNNQKGRIRTLLRDNLKGTSEFLLPDVIHNRIQTVLKSSSDLNDTDLRKIRILYNMLKTAIKNEKALLDKKLTEKKPVERKVKKDKEEKEEKVKTAPEEKREQLVKKVRGKKRYVVFIGNLPLDINKEKIINHFSEMNEHIVDVRIPKQKEAKKSAIAYVELKNEPSYELALSKHHSMLGNRRINVLYSTQTNSKITKAEAKSKSAKLVALQKSGKLIGSTPAVKKRSHRRAILKKARAKEAQS; the protein is encoded by the exons ATGGTAGAAGCTgaaat TATGGAGAAGCCGTCACCTAAGAAAACTTTGACAAGAAAGAGGAAGAAGAAGACAAAATCTCCCGTAGAAGAAAAGACCATGAAACTGGACGTGATTTCCGAGCCAGTGGTGCTTACAAAGCATAATGCAG GAGTACAGAAAACAGAATGCCCCAAAGTGATGTTCGAAGGCCTGTCGATGGATGAGATTGGCGAGAGGTATCCAGTGCTGAAGAATGAAGAGTTGGTGCAACGGTTCTTAAATGTGCCCATGAATAACAATCAGAAAG GCCGCATAAGAACATTACTAAGAGACAACTTAAAAGGCACATCCGAGTTTCTTCTACCAGACGTGATACACAATCGCATTCAAACTGTGCTGAAAAGCTCATCCGATCTAAACGATACGGACCTACGGAAGATCCGTATACTCTACAACATGCTCAAGACTGCAATAAAAAACGAAAAAGCATTGCTAGATAAGAAGTTAACAGAAAAAAAGCCTGTAGAGAGAAAGGTTAAAAAGGACAAAGaggaaaaagaagaaaaagttaAAACTGCACCGGAAGAAAAGAGAGAGCAGTTAGTGAAGAAAGTTAGAGGGAAGAAGAGATATGTGGTGTTCATAGGAAACCTTCCACTAGATATAAATAAGGAAAAG ATAATCAACCACTTCTCCGAGATGAACGAACACATCGTAGACGTGCGGATCCCCAAGCAGAAGGAAGCCAAGAAGAGCGCCATAGCCTATGTCGAGCTCAAGAACGAACCTAGCTATGAG TTGGCATTGTCCAAGCACCATTCAATGCTGGGCAACCGGAGAATCAATGTGCTGTACTCAACACAAACGAACAGCAAGATCACTAAAGCAGAAGCAAAA AGTAAATCGGCGAAGCTTGTAGCCCTCCAGAAGTCTGGGAAACTGATCGGAAGTACTCCAGCTGTCAAGAAACGCAGCCATCGCCGCGCTATACTCAAGAAAGCTCGCGCGAAAGAAGCTCAATCGTGA